The Risungbinella massiliensis sequence TAACAGTTGCTGGTATTGAAATGGCAAATCTTTTACGAGAATTACGGAAGTAATGAAAAAGGGGGCCTTTAAGGTCCCTCTTTTTGGTATAGTACTTGGGTATGTGTAAATCACCGCCATAAACGGCTGTTTCAATTCTATAGTGAATATATACATTCTTTAAAAAAATAAAACTATATAAAATGCATATGATTTATTTTTTATTTGTGTATAATTAGCCCATAGTATCATTACTAAAAAGACATATGTCTTTTCGGGGAGGACAAATCATGCAAATGTCGGAGAACCATTTAAAGAAAGATATTGGATTTACAGTTGCCCTTTCCCTAGTCGTTGGTACCGTGATCGGTTCAGGTGTATTTATGAAACCTGGAATCATTTTAGCTCAGACTGGTAATTCTACAGATGCTTTATGGGCATGGTTGATAGCAGGGATTATTACCTTGGCTGGTGGATTAACGATTGCAGAAATCGGTGCACAGATTCCAAAAACAGGTGGGCTCAATGTCTATTTAGAAGAGACATATGGTAAAGTATGGGGTTATTTATGTGGCTGGATGCAAACGATCATTTATGGACCAGCTATTATTGGTACACTAGGACTTTATTTAGGTTCACTCATAACAAATTTATTTGCGATCCAAGAAGAATGGTCTATTTGGATGGGAATTGGATTTGTCTTATTCTTAGCTGGAGTCAATATGTTTGGTACCAAATATGGTGGATTTGTACAAACACTATCTACCGTTATCAAACTAATTCCCATTGCACTTATTATTATTTTTGGGCTCTGGAAAGGGCAAAGTCAAATATTCGACATGGGTAGTGGTCTAACAGAAGAGATTAGCATGGGGGCAGCTGTACTGGCAGCATTATTCGCTTATGATGGTTGGATTCTAGTGGGATCCGTTGCAGGTGAGATGAAAAATCCAACTAAGTTGTTACCCAAAGCGATTATCGTTGGATTAACACTAGTTACAGTTATTTATCTACTTGTAAATCTGGCATTACTTCATGTGTTACCGGCCGAACAAATTGTAGCTCTTGGGGAAAATGCCGCTGGAACTGCTGCATCTGTTTTGTTTGGTGATATGGGTGGGAAATTAATCAGTATTGGCATTATTATCTCTATTTTTGGATGTTTGAACGGAAAAATTATGGCTTTTCCTCGTATTCCTTTTGCGATGGCGGAGAGGAGACAATTACCTGGTTCTCGTTATTTGATGAAGGTACATCCTAAATTTAAGACACCAATCTTTGCGATCGTTTTACAAATTGTGCTGGCTATTATTTTGATGCTACTTAGTGATCCAAACAGATTATCAGATATCGCCGTTTTTTCTACTTTTCTCTTTTATATATTAGCTTTCTTGGCAGTCTTTATCTTGCGTAAACGACATTCTGGAACTCCTCGTCCTTATAGTGTTCCTTTATATCCAATTATTCCTCTTGTAGCAATCATAGGCTCTTTGTTCGTAATCATTAGTTCGCTTATGAATGAACCGATGGGAAGTCTTATGGTGGTGGGAATTACATTAGCAGGTTGGCCGTTATATCAGTTTATGAATCGTAAATCAATGGTGAATTAACAAAAAACTACAACTAACCTACTAACACTCCCATGAGCTTACGCCTTGGGAGTGTTGAATATTAGCTAAGAAATGTAATTCATGATCCTTTTATCCCATTGCACCGGATCCCTATAAGCAAACAGGAACTAGCCAATATTTGTAGAAAAAGAAAGAAAATAATGAATTAGGGGATTTATTTGTGGGAAAAAGACCAATTTTGGTGGCAGCAATAGGTGCTGTAATGGGAATTTTATTATCTAGTTGGGGAATAGACCAAACTTGGCTGTTTCTTTTTTTGTT is a genomic window containing:
- a CDS encoding APC family permease, whose translation is MQMSENHLKKDIGFTVALSLVVGTVIGSGVFMKPGIILAQTGNSTDALWAWLIAGIITLAGGLTIAEIGAQIPKTGGLNVYLEETYGKVWGYLCGWMQTIIYGPAIIGTLGLYLGSLITNLFAIQEEWSIWMGIGFVLFLAGVNMFGTKYGGFVQTLSTVIKLIPIALIIIFGLWKGQSQIFDMGSGLTEEISMGAAVLAALFAYDGWILVGSVAGEMKNPTKLLPKAIIVGLTLVTVIYLLVNLALLHVLPAEQIVALGENAAGTAASVLFGDMGGKLISIGIIISIFGCLNGKIMAFPRIPFAMAERRQLPGSRYLMKVHPKFKTPIFAIVLQIVLAIILMLLSDPNRLSDIAVFSTFLFYILAFLAVFILRKRHSGTPRPYSVPLYPIIPLVAIIGSLFVIISSLMNEPMGSLMVVGITLAGWPLYQFMNRKSMVN